A stretch of Amblyraja radiata isolate CabotCenter1 chromosome 6, sAmbRad1.1.pri, whole genome shotgun sequence DNA encodes these proteins:
- the tex30 gene encoding testis-expressed protein 30 isoform X2: MNFHQLVSLTEFLASNGILCLRFTCKGPNLVYRIRAYRAVVEYLKSSKEYKVKSWFLGGRSMGSRAAACIVKQCKDTADEAFVQGLICLSFPLHPAKQHSKLRSEDLLHVRHPILLVSGSADEMCDKNLLESILKIIPVTTRVYWVEGAGHAMEVKGQMTENIMTEINTEVLSWIKKII; this comes from the exons ATGAACTTCCATCAGCTGGTATCCTTGACAGAATTCCTTGCATCTAATGGGATACTGTGCCTTAGGTTCACTTGCAAAGGCCCCAATTTGGTCTATAGAATCAGAGCTTACAGGGCGGTCGTG GAATATTTAAAATCTTCAAAAGAATATAAAGTGAAAAGCTGGTTTCTTGGGG GTCGTTCCATGGggtctagagctgctgcctgtattgTTAAACAATGCAAGGATACCGCAGATGAAGCATTTGTGCAAGGTCTCATTTGTCTGTCCTTTCCTCTGCACCCTGCAAAGCAACACAGTAAACTACGATCAGAGGATCTGCTTCATGTACGCCATCCAATCCTTCTGGTTTCTGGATCAGCAGATGAAATGTGTGACAAG AATTTATTGGAAAGCATACTGAAGATAATTCCAGTGACTACCAGAGTATACTGGGTCGAAGGAGCTGGCCATGCAATGGAAGTTAAAGGGCAAATGACAGAAAACATCATGACTGAGATCAATACTGAAGTCCTTTCATGGATTAAGAAAATTATTTAA
- the tex30 gene encoding testis-expressed protein 30 isoform X1 produces the protein MAEVKVLGSYETVKLKIPFERKYLDAIYTIPNVSFTHGVILNHGASGDMNFHQLVSLTEFLASNGILCLRFTCKGPNLVYRIRAYRAVVEYLKSSKEYKVKSWFLGGRSMGSRAAACIVKQCKDTADEAFVQGLICLSFPLHPAKQHSKLRSEDLLHVRHPILLVSGSADEMCDKNLLESILKIIPVTTRVYWVEGAGHAMEVKGQMTENIMTEINTEVLSWIKKII, from the exons GTTAAATTGAAAATACCATTTGAAAGAAAATATCTGGATGCCATCTACACAATTCCAAATGTTAGTTTCACACATGGAGTGATCCTTAATCATGGTGCAAGTGGAGACATGAACTTCCATCAGCTGGTATCCTTGACAGAATTCCTTGCATCTAATGGGATACTGTGCCTTAGGTTCACTTGCAAAGGCCCCAATTTGGTCTATAGAATCAGAGCTTACAGGGCGGTCGTG GAATATTTAAAATCTTCAAAAGAATATAAAGTGAAAAGCTGGTTTCTTGGGG GTCGTTCCATGGggtctagagctgctgcctgtattgTTAAACAATGCAAGGATACCGCAGATGAAGCATTTGTGCAAGGTCTCATTTGTCTGTCCTTTCCTCTGCACCCTGCAAAGCAACACAGTAAACTACGATCAGAGGATCTGCTTCATGTACGCCATCCAATCCTTCTGGTTTCTGGATCAGCAGATGAAATGTGTGACAAG AATTTATTGGAAAGCATACTGAAGATAATTCCAGTGACTACCAGAGTATACTGGGTCGAAGGAGCTGGCCATGCAATGGAAGTTAAAGGGCAAATGACAGAAAACATCATGACTGAGATCAATACTGAAGTCCTTTCATGGATTAAGAAAATTATTTAA